In the Mesorhizobium sp. WSM2240 genome, GGATAGTCTCGGCCTCGCGCGGTATGCCAGGCAGGCCGAGCCAACTGGCGTAAAGCCCCTCATTCATCACGCCCGACGAGGCGAGGTCGCGGTCCTGCGTCTCATGCGCAACGACCGCGCCGAAATCGCGGGCATAGGTAAGCGCGCGGCGCATGGTCAGCGCATTGGATATTGTGTGCCGCCCGTCAGTGAAGGCGACTGCGCCCGCCTCGCGCAGCAGGCCGAATTCCGTCATCTCGCGGCCTTCGAGCCCCTTGGTGATTGCCGCCGCCGGAAACACATTGACCAGCGCGGTGTCGCGCGCAGCCCTGAGCACGAATTCGACCAGCGCGACATTGTCGATGACTGGATCGGTGTCGGGCATCATCACGATCGAGGTGACGCCGCCGGCCGCCGCCGCGAGGCTCGCCGACGCGATCGTCTCGCGGTGCTCGCCACCCGGCTCGCCGATGAACACCCGCCCGTCGATAAGACCCGGAATGATCGCCTTGCCGCGGCAATCGATGATCGTCGCGCCTTCCGGTGCGCCCTGGTTCGACGCTGAAGCGCTAGCCGCTGCGATCTTCTTACCGTCGACAATAACCGTGCCGGTCTCGTCGATACCGCGCGACGGGTCGACGATGTGCGCTTGTTGAAAAACCGTGACGCTCATGCCGAATGCCTGTCGCGGTTGCGGCGCGGATCGAGCAGCGCTTCCATCACCGCCATGCGCACCGCAACCCCCATCTCGACCTGCTCCTGAATGACGCTTTGCGGCCCGTCGGCGATCTCCGAGGCGATCTCGACGCCGCGATTCATCGGGCCGGGATGCATCACCAGCGCGCCGTCCTTCGCCGCCTTCAGCTTTTCGGCATCGAGGCCGAAATAGTGGAAATATTCGCGCACCGAAGGCACGAACGAGCCCGCCATGCGCTCGCGCTGCAGCCGGAGCATCATCACCACGTCGGCATCCTTCAACCCGTCGGCCATGGTGCGCGCGACGATAACGCCCATCTTCTCGATGCCCGAGGGAAGCAAAGTCGAAGGCGCCACCACGCGCACTTGGGCACCGAGCGCGTTGAGCAGGATGATGTTCGAGCGAGCGACGCGCGAATGCAGTATGTCGCCGCAGATCGCAACAATCAGCTTGGACAGCGACCCCTTGGCGCGGCGGATGGTCAGCGCGTCGAGCAGTGCCTGCGTCGGGTGCTCGTGCGCGCCGTCGCCGGCATTGACCACCGAGCAGCCGACCTTCTGCGCCAGAAGCGCTGCGGCGCCCGCCGACTGATGGCGGATGATCAGAATGTCCGGCCGCATCGCGTTGAGCGTCATGGCCGTGTCGATCAGCGTTTCGCCCTTCTTCACCGAGGAGCTCGCCACCGACATGTTCATTACGTCCGCCCCGAGCCTT is a window encoding:
- a CDS encoding aspartate carbamoyltransferase catalytic subunit, with protein sequence MTDAPSLPLYPHRHLLGIRDLSPSDIELLLDRADAAVSISRQPEKKTSTLRGRTQINLFYEASTRTQSSFELAGKRLGADVMNMSVASSSVKKGETLIDTAMTLNAMRPDILIIRHQSAGAAALLAQKVGCSVVNAGDGAHEHPTQALLDALTIRRAKGSLSKLIVAICGDILHSRVARSNIILLNALGAQVRVVAPSTLLPSGIEKMGVIVARTMADGLKDADVVMMLRLQRERMAGSFVPSVREYFHYFGLDAEKLKAAKDGALVMHPGPMNRGVEIASEIADGPQSVIQEQVEMGVAVRMAVMEALLDPRRNRDRHSA
- a CDS encoding dihydroorotase produces the protein MSVTVFQQAHIVDPSRGIDETGTVIVDGKKIAAASASASNQGAPEGATIIDCRGKAIIPGLIDGRVFIGEPGGEHRETIASASLAAAAGGVTSIVMMPDTDPVIDNVALVEFVLRAARDTALVNVFPAAAITKGLEGREMTEFGLLREAGAVAFTDGRHTISNALTMRRALTYARDFGAVVAHETQDRDLASSGVMNEGLYASWLGLPGIPREAETIPLERDLMLARLTRGAYHAAKISTAMSAEAVARAKADGAKVTAGVSINHLSLNENDVGEYRTFFRLSPPLRTEDDRLAVIEALRNGTIDIIVSSHDPQDVDTKRLPFADAADGAIGLETLLGAALRLHHNDEVPLIRLIEALSSAPAKLFGLPGGTLKPGAPADLVLVDLDEPWVVSEAGIRSRSKNTCFEGARLQGKVLQTMVAGRTVFSA